One window of Watersipora subatra chromosome 3, tzWatSuba1.1, whole genome shotgun sequence genomic DNA carries:
- the LOC137392274 gene encoding solute carrier family 41 member 1-like: protein MTVLRRRSNMVPNILDTNSQPSTSDDSNAGETDLSAPLILSSEQHDTHTGIPAAVKEESSFRIAIQVFFPFLIAGFGTVGAGMVLDIVQHWLVFKEVTEIFILVPALLGLKGNLEMTLASRLSTQVHLGVTKTRSATLSMIYGNLVLVQAQALVVGFLAAVFAMVMGWIPQGKWNIEHGFILCSSSMLTASLASLVLGLVMISVVLLSKKLGVNPDNVATPVAASLGDLTTLALLAAISKLVYMVVRAKQEWLPPLIMSLLILFIPLFIYLAYKNSYVSEVVYTGWTPIIAAMAISCVGGLVLDMTVADEKYIGMAVFQPVMNGVGGNLVAVHASRLSTGLHTRATLGTLPPDTPFICFNIFKSFFGKDMAARTSRVLLAMVVPGQIIFIYSIKFMGAGHTSITFKLVLLYNAAALIQVIVLLYICNCMVHWMWKSGDDPDNFAIPYLTAIGDLLGTSLLALCFYILYIIGDRDQDLGD, encoded by the exons ATGACTGTGTTGAGAAGAAGATCCAACATGGTTCCAAACATTTTGGATACAAATAG TCAACCATCTACTTCTGATGATTCAAATGCAGGTGAGACTGACCTTTCAGCGCCTCTCATTCTCAGTTCTGAGCAGCATGATACACACACTGGTATACCAGCCGCTGTTAAGGAGGAGTCATCATTTCGAATTGCTATTCAG GTGTTTTTTCCATTTCTCATTGCTGGATTCGGAACAGTTGGTGCTGGCATGGTTCTGGATATTGTACAG CATTGGCTCGTCTTTAAAGAAGTGACAGAAATATTTATTCTAGTACCTGCATTGCTTGGATTAAAAGGCAACCTTGAGATGACCTTAGCTTCTCGCCTTTCCACTCAG GTTCATCTGGGTGTGACGAAGACCAGGAGCGCTACTTTGAGTATGATATATGGAAACTTGGTCCTGGTTCAAGCGCAGGCCCTTGTAGTCGGCTTCCTGGCAGCTGTCTTTGCAATGGTCATGGGCTGGATACCACAGGGAAAATGGAACATTGAGCATGGCTTTATTCTCTGCTCAAGTAGTATGCTCACCGCTTCTTTGGCCAGTCTTGTTCTTG GACTGGTAATGATAAGTGTGGTATTGCTATCCAAGAAGCTCGGAGTCAATCCTGACAATGTGGCTACACCGGTCGCTGCCAGCCTCGGAGACCTAACGACTCTAGCGCTGTTGGCGGCTATAAGTAAACTCGTCTATATGGTGGTGAGGGCCAAACAGGAATGGCTCCCTCCACTCATCATGTCTCTGCTAATCCTCTTCATACCATTGTTCATCTATCTGGCTTACAAGAATTCATATGTGTCGGAAGTCGTATACACAGGTTGGACACCAATCATCGCAGCAATGGCCATCAGCTG TGTAGGAGGGTTGGTCTTGGACATGACTGTTGCCGATGAGAAATATATAGGCATGGCTGTCTTTCAACCAGTTATGAATG GGGTTGGAGGAAATCTAGTTGCAGTACATGCCAGCAGACTCTCAACTGGCCTGCACACTCGTGCCACGCTAGGCACACTGCCACCGGATACTCCATTCATTTGCTTCAACATATTCAAGTCATTCTTTGGAAAGG ATATGGCAGCCCGAACATCAAGAGTCTTACTGGCTATGGTTGTGCCAGgtcaaataatattcatatattCAATAAAGTTTATGGGGGCTGGACATACATCCATAACCTTCAAACTTGTACTTCTTTATAATGCTGCTGCTCTCATTCAG GTTATAGTCTTGCTATATATATGCAACTGCATGGTGCATTGGATGTGGAAGAGCGGTGATGATCCAGATAACTTTGCTATTCCTTACCTCACAGCGATAGGAGACCTTCTCGGCACATCTCTCCTAGCTCTATGTTTTTACATTCTCTATATAATTGGTGACAGAGACCAAGACCTTGGTGACTGA